From the genome of Streptomyces spinoverrucosus:
CGATCCCGTCCGAGGATTCGCTGCACCGGGCGGCGGAGGTTCTCAACGCCGGTGACAAGGTGGCGATCCTGGTCGGTCAGGGCGCGTCGGGGGCGCGCGCGGAGGTGGAGCGGATCGCCGAGCTGCTCGGCGCGGGCGTCGCCAAGGCGCTGCTCGGCAAGGACGCGCTGAGCGACGAACTGCCGTACGTCACCGGCTCGATCGGCCTGCTGGGCACCCGTCCGTCGTACGAGCTGATGCGTGACTGCGACACGCTGCTGACCATCGGCTCCTCGTTCCCGTACACGCAGTTCCTGCCGGAGTTCGGCAAGGCGCGCGGGGTGCAGATCGACATCGACCCGCACATGGTCGGGATGCGTTATCCGTACGAGGTGAATCTCGTCGGCGACGCCGGGGAGACCCTGCGGCGGCTGATCCCGCTGCTGGACGCCGACCGTGGGCGCGAGTGGTACGAGACGGTGTGCGACAACGTGCGGCACTGGCGGCAGGTGATGGAACGCCGGGCGGAACTGTCGGCGGACCCGATCAACCCGGAGTACGTGGCCCACGCCCTGGACCCGCTGCTGCCCGAGAACGCGATCGTCACGTCCGACTCGGGTTCGGCGGCCAACTGGTACGCCCGCCATCTGACGATGCGCGGCGGCATGCGTTCCTCGCTCTCCGGGACGCTGGCGACGATGGGCTGCGGGGTGCCGTACGCGATCGGCGCGAAGTTCGCGCACCCGGACCGGCCCGCGATCGCACTGGTCGGCGACGGGGCGATGCAGATGAATGGACTCGCGGAGCTGATCACGGCGGCGAAGTACCAGGGCCGCTGGCAGGATCCGCGGCTGGTGGTCGCCGTATGGAACAACCACGACCTGAACCAGGTCACCTGGGAGATGCGGGCCATGGGGGGCGCGCCGTCCTTCCTGCCCTCCCAGCAACTGCCGGACGTGCAGTACGCGGCCTTCGCCCGCTCCCTGGGCCTGACCGGGGTCCGGGTGGAGAAGCCGGAGGACGTGGAGGCGGGCTGGCGGGCCGGTCTGGAGGCCGACGGCCCGGCGGTGATCGAGTTCCTGACCGACCCTGCGGTGCCGCCGATCCCGCCGCACGCGACGTGGGAGCAGATGGAGGCGACGGCCGCGTCGATCCTGAAGGGCGACGCCGACCGGGGCTCCATGGTCAGGCAGGGGTTCAAGGCGAAGGTGCAGGAGTTCCTGCCGCGGCGGGAGAAGAAGTAGGCCGAGGTGTTGGACGGCGCTGAATAGTTCGGGGCGCACGAAAGCGTTGCGGCCCCTGCTGTCCGACGTGGCCGCGAACATCACCGGCGCCGACTACGTCATCGACGGCGACACCGTCAAGACGGTCCGAGCCCCGCCCACCCGGTGTCGCCGCCCGCCCTCCGGGTACGCGGTGCGCACCCCGAAGATCTGGAGCACACCATGCAGCGAGGCAGTGACCGGCTGAGCGTCCACCGGGACGAAGAGATGAAGCACGAACTGCAGGGGCTGCTCAGGTCGGGCCACCCCACCCGCACGGAGGAGTGGCACGACCCCGAGCCCACCGCCGAGGACGACCCGCGCATCGCGGGCGGCCCGGTCATGCCGGGCTCGTTGGCGGAGGTCCGCCTGGAGCTGGGCCGGATCCTGGGCCGCACCGCGTTCCCGGCCGGCCCGGGCGACCTGATCAGCGCCCTGCGCCGGCGCAACGCGCCCGACGCCCTGATCGAGCCGCTGCGGCGGCTGCCCCGCTCGGCCCGCTACGGCAACGTGCAGAAGCTGGCCGAGGCCCTGACCCACGGTGAGCGGCGGAGGGAGACGTGATGATGGCCGACTATGTGCGGGAAGTGATGACGCCGGGGGTGGTGGCGGTCCGGCCGGACGCCTCGCTGGTGGAGGCGGCGCAGCTGATGCGTGCGCAGGACATCGGCGATGTCGTGGTGGCCGACGGACAGCGTGTGGTCGGGGTGCTCACCGACCGGGACATCACCGTGCGGGCGGTCGCCGAGGGCATCGACCCGCTGACGGTGAGTGCCGCGTCGGTGTGCACCCCGGACCCGGTGGTGGTCGGGCCCCAGGACCCGGTGTCGACGGCGGTGGCGCTGATGCGCGAGAAGGCCGTACGCCGCCTGCCGGTCGTCGAGGACGGCCTGCCCGTCGGGATGGTGAGTCTCGGGGACCTCGCTCTGGCGCAGGACCCGGAGAGCGCCCTCGCCGACATCAGCAGGGCCGAACCGGACACGGCCACACGCCCCGCGCCCGACATCCGGGGCCCGGTGTGACGGCCAGGGCAGGGAACAAGCACACGGAAGGACGCTGAAGGATCATGCGTATCGCGTTTCTGACCGCGCCCGAGGGAGTCGAGCAGGTCGAGCTGACCGACCCCTGGAAGGCGGCCACAGACGCCGGGCACGAACCGGTGCTCGTATCGACGAAGAGCGGCGAGATCCAGGCTTTCAACCACCTCGACAAGGCGGACACGTTCCCCGTCGACGAGGTGGTGGGCGAGACCTCCGCGGACTCCTTCGGCGGGCTGGTGCTGCCGGGCGGGGTCGCCAACCCGGACTTCCTGCGGATGGACCCCAAGGCCGTGGCCTTCGTCCGGGACTTCTTCGAGCAGGGCCGTCCGGTCGCGGCGATCTGCCACGCGCCGTGGACGCTGGTCGAGGCCGACGTCGTACGGGGCCGGGTGCTGACCTCCTGGCCGAGCCTGCGGACCGACATCCGCAACGCGGGCGGCACCTGGGTGGACGAGCAGGTGAAGGTGTGCGACCACGGCACCAACAAGCTCGTCACCAGCCGCAAGCCGGGCGACCTGAAGGCGTTCTGCGAGACGTTCCTGGAGGTGTTCGCGAAGGAGACCGCGTGATCGCGTAACGGCGTAACCGGACCGCGTCATGGCGCAACCGGACCGCGTCATCGCGTAACCGGCCGCGTAACCGGATCATGCGACGAGCCGGGCCGGGTTCCGCAGGGCGGGGCCCGGTCCGCGCGTGTCACGCGCTCGGGCTGCGGTCCGGGCCGGACTCACGGTCCGCGGCGCTGCCCGAACCCCACTTGCCCACCGGGGTCTGTGCGTCGCGGGAGCCGTTCCCGGCGCGTTCCCGGGCGCCGTCGCGGGTGCGGCCCGGGGCGACGAAGCGGCGCGGGTTGCGACGCAGGTACTCGCCCTCCAGCTGGGCCATGCGTTCGTTGTGCGCGCGCAGCGCGTCGTTCGAGCCGTACAGCAGGGTGTCGTGGCGCGTGCGGTGGATGGTCTCCAGCTCTTTCATGAGCTGCTGGTCATCCAGCCGGCCCGGGTCGACTCCGGTCATCGTGGTGCCCCGCTCGTCGTGTTCTCTCATGCGGTACGGGTACCCGCCCGGCAAGCAAGCACTGCACTGCCCCCGAGCGGCAACCGGGAGGGAGCCATGGATCTCGCGTTCCTGCATCCACTCTACGAACATCCGGGCCCCTGGGCCTCCGTCTACGTCGACCTGTCCCGGCATACGGAGGACACGCCGCTCGAACGGCATCTGACGGCCGAGGCGATGGCCCGGGAGCTCGCGGGGCAGGGCGCCGACGAGGCGACCTGCCGGGCCGTGCGGGACGCGATCGAGGAGCTGAAGCACTCGCCGGAGCCGCACGGGCGGGCCCTGTTCGCCCGTGCGGGTCAGGTGGTCCTCGACCCGCCGCTGGCCCGCGCCCCGCAGCGCGGCTGGGCCGAGTGGGCGCCGCTGCCCCGGGCCACCCCGCTGCTGGACCTGACCGGCGAGGACGCGGTGGCCGTGGTGGCCTACATCGACCGCAGGGGCGCCGACTTCGAGCTGCGCAGTGCGCTGGCCCGGGAGACGGCCGGTTCGGTCACCGGACGGCAGTGGCCCGTGCACCGGACGAGCACCGTCGACTGGTCGGAGCGGCACTTCCAGCTGCGGGTGGAGAACACCTGGGAGCACAATGCGGCGGAGATCGCCGACGCACTCGCGGTGTGCCAGGAGGAGACCCGCGCAGACCTGCTGATCCTGGTCGGTTCGGACCGGGAGCAGCGGGCCGTGCACGAGCGGCTGCCCCAGCGGCTGCACGACCGCGTGGTGGAGGCCCCGCACGGGGCGGGCAGCCGGCTGCTCGACGGGGACGTCGAGGAGGCCCGCGCCACTCATGTGCGCCGGCATGCCGAGGCGGAGCTGGAGCGGTTCCTGGCGGCCCGGGCTCCGGACGACGAGGGCCGCGCCGGGGCGGTGGAGGGCGTGCCCGCGCTGATCGAGGCGGCGCGTGAACACCGTGTCGACGAGCTGGTCGTCCGCCCGGACGGCGGTGACACGCACCGCGAGGTGTGGATCGGTGAGGACGCCGACCAGCTGGCGGTCCGTCGTACGGACCTGAAGATCCTCGGCGAACAGCACTCCTGGTCCGCCCGCGCGGACGACGCCCTCCTGCGCTCGGCGGTCGCCACGAACGCCCCCGCGATCTCACTGGCCCCCGCCGAGGCGGCCCGAGAGCAGGACGTGCCGGTGGGCGGCCTGGGCGCCCTGCTGCGCTGGTCGTAACCCGCCCGGGGCGGGCCCGGCCACCGGGCCTGCCCACACGGCCTGCCCACACGGACACCCCTGGGCGCTCGGCCGCCGGGCCTGCCCGTCCTTCGCATGGTCGTGCCACCAGCGGGTCGGCGGGCTACCGGGCCCGCTCCACCCGGCGCTCGTCCCACACCGGCTCCGGCGTCTCCCGGACGCGGCCGTCGCTGCCGAAGACCAGGAAGCGGTCGAAGGAGCGGGCGAACCAGCGGTCGTGGGTGACCGCGAGGACCGTGCCGTCGAACGCCTCCAGGCCCTCCTGGAGCGCCTCGGCGGACTCCAGGTCCAGGTTGTCGGTGGGCTCGTCGAGGAGCAGGGCGGTGACACCCTGGAGTTCCAGCAGCAGGATCTGGAAGCGGGCCTGCTGGCCACCCGAGAGTCGGTCGAAGGTCTGTTCGGCCTGGCCGGTCAGCTCGTAGCGCCGCAGCCGCGACATGGCGGCGCCCCGGTCCTGGGCGTGCTCCCGCCACAGGATGTCCAGTAGGGAGCGGCCCATGAGCTCGGGATGCGCGTGCGTCTGCGCGAAGTGGCCGGGCACGACCCGCGCCCCGAGCTTCCACTCCCCCGTGTGCGCCACGTCCTCCCCGGCGAGCAGCCGCAGGAAGTGCGACTTGCCGGAGCCGTTGGAGCCGAGGACGGCAACCCGCTCGCCGTAGAAGACCTCCAGGTCGAACGGCTTCATCAGGCCGGTGAGTTCGAGGCCCGCGCAGGTGACGGCCCGAACCCCGGTCCGGCCGCCCTTGAGCCGCATGGTGATGTCCTGCTCGCGCGGCGGCTCCGGCGGCGGGCCCGCCTCCTCGAACTTGCGCAGCCTGGTCTGGGCCGCCGCGTACCGGGACGCCATCTCGTGGCTGACGGAGGCGGCCTGGCGCAGGTTCAGCACCAGCTTCTTCAGCTGGGCGTGCTTCTCGTCCCAGCGTCTGCGCAACTCCTCGAAACGGGCGAAGCGTTCACGCCGGGCCTCGTGGTAGGTCGCGAAGCCGCCGCCGTGCACCCAGGCGTCCGCGCCGGCCGGGCCGGGTTCCACGGAGACGATCTTCTCGGCGGTGCGGGCGAGCAGTTCGCGGTCGTGGGAGACGAACAGCACCGTTTTGCGGGTCTCGGTGAGCCGCTCCTCCAGCCAGCGTTTGCCGGGTACGTCGAGGTAGTTGTCGGGCTCGTCGAGCAGCAGCACCTCGTCGGTGCCGCGCAACAGCGCCTCCAGCACGAGCCGTTTCTGCTCGCCGCCGGACAGGGTCCGCACCTGCCGCCACTGCGCCTTCTCGTACGGCACCCCGAGCGCGGCCGTGGTGCACATGTCCCACAGCGTCTCCGCCTCGTAGCCGCGCGCCTCGGCCCAGTCGGCGAGCGCCTGCGCGTACGTCAGCTGGGCGGCCTCGTCGTCGACGGTCATGATGGCGTGCTCTGCGGCGTCGACGGCCTTCGCGGCCTCACGGATGCGGGGCGGCGACACCGACACCAGCAGGTCGCGTACGGTCGTCTCGTCCCGTACGGATCCCACGAACTGCCGCATCACGCCGAGCCCGCCGCTCACGGTGACGGTGCCGCCGTGCGGTTTCAGCTCGCCGGAGAGCAGCCGGAGCAGGGTGGTCTTGCCGGCGCCGTTGGGTCCGACGAGGGCGACGACGGCACCCTCGCCCACCCGGAAGGACACGTCGCCGAGCAGTGCCCTCCCGTCGGGGAGGTGGTACTCGATGTGCGCGGCTTCCAGATGTCCCATGGGGCCGCATTGTGCGGGCGGGCGGTGCGGCGGGGCAAACCCTTATCCCGCGTGCCCGCTCTCGTCCACCGGGCGCCCGGTGGGTCCGCCCTCGCCCACGGGGGCGACCGTGGCGCCCGCCCAGGTCAGGGCCTTCCAGCCGTCGGCCGGGGAGCCTTCGAGGATCACGACACCGGTGTTGTCGAGGGGGTGCGCGGCGGCGAAGGCCACGTCGACGTTGTCGGCGCGGGCGGCCGTCCACATCCGGATCGCGGCGCCGTGGCTGACCATGGCGACGGTCCCGGCGCCACTGTCGGCGGCCTCCGCGACCACGGCGTCGTACCGCGCGAGCGCCTCCGCGCCGCTCTCCCCGCCCGGCATCCGCAGGGCGGTCTCCCCGGCCGCCCAGGCGAAGGCGATCCGCATGTACTCCTCGCCGCGCGCCGAGTCGCCCGGCAGCATCTCCAGGTCGCCCGCCGACAGCTCACGGATGCCGTCACGCACGATGACGTCGAGGCCGCGGGCCGCGGCGAGCGGCGCGGCGGTGAGCTGGGTGCGCACGAGCGTGGAGGCGTAGACCGCCTCGATGTCCTCGTCGGCGAGCGCGGCCGGCAGGGCGGCCGCCTGGCGTTCGCCGAGTTCGGTCAGGCCCGGTCCGGGGACGGCGGTGTCCAGCAAGTAGGCGACGTTGGACGGGGTCTGGCCGTGGCGGACGAGCAGCAGGCGCATCGATGTGTTCCTCCGAGTGCCGGTCACCACCGGCCGGACAGAAAACGGCCACTTCAGGGTACCCGCCCCTACATGAGCCCAGACGTCGACCTCACCGTCCCGAAACCCGGCCGCCACGTCCTGCGCGAGCGGCTGCTCGCGCTGGACTGCCGGCTGTTCGAGTTCGCCGCCCAACGGCACTGGCCCGCCGCCGAACCCGTCCTGCCCAGGCTGAGCCGCAGCGCCAACCACGGTCTGCTGTGGTTCGCGACCGCCGGCGTCATCGCGGCCAGCCGCACCCCGAGGGCCCGCCGGGCCGCCGCACGCGGTGTGGCCTCCCTCGCCCTGGCCTCGGCCACCATCAACACCATCGGCAAGCGCAGCGTGCGCCGCTCGCGCCCGGTCCTCGACCCCGTGCCGGCCGTCCGCCATCTGAAGCGGCAGCCGATCACCACGTCGTTCCCGTCCGGCCACTCCGCCTCGGCCGCGGCCTTCGCGGCCGGCGTGGCCATGGAGTCCCCGACCTGGGGAGCCGTCGTCGCCCCGGTGGCGTTCTCGGTGGCCATGTCGCGCGTCTACACCGGCGTCCACTTCCCGAGCGACGTGCTGGCGGGCGCGGCCCTCGGCGTGGGTGCCGCGTTGGCGGTACGGGGGCTGGTGCCGACCCGCGACCAGGTCGCCCTGCCGCCCCGGCCGCGCGCCGACGCCCCGGCGCTGCCCGAGGGCGAGGGGCTGGTCGTCGTCGCCAACACGGCGGCGGGCAGTTCCGACCGGGTGCGGGCGCTGCGCGACGCGCTGCCCCGGGCGGAGGTCGTGGAGTGCGTGCCGGAGGACGTGCCGGACGAGTTGGAGAAGGCGGCCGCCCGGGCCCGGGTGCTCGGTGTGTGCGGCGGCGACGGCACGGTGAACGCGGCCGCCGAGATCGCCCTGCGCCGTCGTCTGCCGCTCGCCGTGCTGCCCGGTGGCACGCTCAACCACTTCGCGTACGACCTTGGTGTGGAGGACGTCCGGGCGCTGGCCCGATCAGTTCAGGAGGGGCACACGGTCCGGGTGGACGTCGGCCGGTTCCGCTGCGGCGAGAAGTGGGGCGTCTTCGTGAACACGTGCAGCCTGGGCGTCTATCCGGAGCTGGTGCGTGAGCGGGACCGCTGGTCGCACCGGATCGGCAGCTGGCCCGCCGGGGTGCTGGCGGCGCTGCGTGTCCTGCGCGCCGACCGGCATCCGCTGGAGGCCGAACTCGGCGGCCGGGCACGGCCGTTGTGGCTGCTGTTCGCGGGGAACGGCACCTACCACCGGATGGGGCTCGCGCCGGCCCGCCGTATGGACCTCGCGGACGGGCAGCTCGACGTGCGGGTCGTGCACGGCGGCCGGGGTCCGGCGCTGCGGCTGCTCGCCGCCGCCCTCGCCGGCCCGCTGACCCGCTCCCCCGCCCACGCCGCCGTCCAGGTCCGCCGGCTGCGGCTGTCCGGCGTCGCCCCGGGCACGCTCCTCGCCTACGACGGCGAGGTCACCGAGGTGGAAGGCGAGGTGACGCTGGAGAAGGAGCCGGAGGCGCTGGTGGTCTACCGGCCGCTCCCCCAGCAGAACTGACACTCAGTCAGTCCATATGGCAGAACACTCTGTCTCACCATTCGGCCAGCGCGTACGTTGAGCGTGGGACGTGGAACCGGTCCGACGAGAAGGGGTACCGCCATGCCGAAAGCGCAGGAGACCGCCGTCTACACGCACGGGCACCACGAGTCCGTGCTGCGTTCGCACATCTGGCGGACCGCCGCCAATTCGGCGGCGTACCTCCTCGGCTCGCTGAAGCCGCGCATGCGGATCCTGGACATCGGCTGCGGGCCCGGCACCATCACCGCCGACCTGGCCGCACTGGTCCCGGACGGGCACGTCACCGGCGTCGACCGGGCGCCGGAGATCCTGGACCGGGCGCGCGCCACGGCCATGGACCGGGGACTGACCAACGTGGACTTCGCGGTCGCCGACGTGCACGCCCTGGACTTCCCCGACGACACGTTCTGCGTGGTCCACGCCCACCAGGTGCTCCAGCACGTCGGCGACCCGGTGCAGGCGCTGCGCGAGATGAAGCGGGTGACGAGGCCGGGCGGGCTGATCGCCGCCCGCGACGGGGACTACGCCGCGATGACCTGGTACCCCGGCTCACCCGGCCTGGACGACTGGCTGGAGCTGTACCGGCGGGTGGCCCGCGCCAACGGGGGTGAGCCGGACGCGGGGCGGCGGCTGAAGGCCTGGGCGCTGCGGGCGGGGCTCACCGACGTCACGGCCACGTCGAGCACCTGGACCTTCGCGGCGCCGGACGAGCGGGAGTGGTGGAGCGGCCTGTGGGCGGACCGCACCCTGGCGTCCGCCTACGCGCGGCAGGCCACCGAGGGCGGTCATGCCACCGAGGAACAGTTGCGGGCCATGGCTCGGGCGTGGCGGGAGTGGGGGAAAGCGGCCGACGGCTGGTTCGGCGTTCTGCACGGAGAAATTCTGTGCCGCAAGGAAGGCTGAAAAAGCGATTTCGGGAAACTCGGTCGGCAGGAGGTCATTATGGTTCCCATCCTGCTCGTACTGCTTCTCGTACTCATTCTCTTCGGCGCCGGATTCGCCGTCGAGGTGCTCTGGTACATCGCCATCGCGGTGCTGGTCCTGTGGCTCCTGGGTTTCCTGCTTCGTGGCACGACCGCGGGCGGTGGCAGGGGACGCTGGTACCGGTGGTGAACTGCCCCGGGGTCTCACTCCCGGGGCAGCAGAGGTCCGAGCGGCCCGAGGTCCAGATTCAGGTCCTCGGGCCGCAGTCCGTAGCGCTCACGCAGCTCGGTCATACGGTCGTCGAGGAGCATCAGCGTGAGCCCGATCCGCTCCTCCTGCTCCTCGCTCAGGTCGCCCTCGTCGAACCGGCGCAGCGCCTGCCGCTCCATCAGCTGGCGTAGCAGCTCCACCACGGTCAGGACGAGTTTGACCAGGTCACGTTCGACCGTGTCGGGCTCCAGTTCGAGTCGGTTGCGGGGAGCTGTCACGTCGAATCACCCCAGGGGGCCGGCACCTGTGCGTTCACGGAGCTGATCAGTGCGTTGAGGTCGATGCGGACGAGGTCGACGTCCGCGATGCGCAGGGTGACATCGCCGGTGATCACCACACCGCCGGCCAGCAGCCGGTCGAGCAGGTCCACCAGGGCGATCTCACGGCGTTCGATCACCGTCACGGCTTTTCCCCCGCGAAGGAATAGGCCGCCCAGGGGCCGGTGAGTTCCACCCGGATTCCCGGCATCTCGCCCTTCGTACGATCCACGATCTCCACGAACTCCTCGGACTGGGCGCGCGGCACCAGATAGGCCGCGTTCAGCACATTGCGGCCCGAGGCACCGGACAGCTGAGCGCTCTGGGGCGCGTGCAGCCGCGAGTCCTCGGCGTGCGAGGCGAGCCTTTCGTGCAGCCGGTCCGCGAAGTCCTCGGCTTTCCTGAGGCCCGACTCGCGTTCTTTGACGCTCTGGCTGCGGCGGCGCAAATAGTCCCGTCCGGACATGGCCTTTCCGGCCACCCACCCGTTTTCCGCATCCGGGCCCTGCGCGGTTTCCCCGGATTCCACGGATTCCGCAGATTCCGCGGCCGCCGATTCGGCGTACACCTTCACGCCCCATTCCACCCGGCCCGTCAGCCGGTCCAGAGTGCGCAGGAAATCGCCCTCGCGGGCCTCCAGCATCATCCGTACGCCGCTGTCGTCGCGGAAGACCGTGCCCAGCCGGAGGGGCAGCGGCGTCGTCACCGTGGTGAGCGCGTCGATCACGCCCTGGTGGGCCCGGGCCGTGGCGGTGAGCCAGTCGAGGTCCTCCAGATGGGCGCGCAGCGGCTCCTCGGCGAAGTCCCGCTCCGGCACCGTACTGACCACCGCGATCAGGCCGCGGTGGTGCAGCAGCTTGGGCGGCGCGCCGGCCACGCCGGTCAGCTGGGACTGCAGGGCCGCGTCGAAGGGGCGGCAGACGGCGTACACGTACCGCAGTCCGGTCATGGGCTCTCCTCCTGTGCGCGGCCGGTCTCCAGCGCCGCCAGCCGCTCGCGCAACTCGGCGTTCTCCCGGGCGAGTTCCTTGCGGCGAGCGCCCGACGACAGGGCCGGGTCGTCCTCCCACCAGTCGATGCCCATCTCCTTCGCCTTGTCGACGGAGGCGACGATGAGCCGCAGCTTGATGGTGAGCAGTTCGATGTCGAGCAGGTTGATCCGGATGTCGCCGGCGATGACGACGCCCTTGTCGAGCACCCGTTCCAGGATGTCGGCGAGGTTGGCGCCCCCGTCGTGGCCGTAGGGCTCGGGCAGGCGGCTCGGTGACGTCATCGACGGCTCCGGGCGTCGGCGTACTCGTCCCGGTACTCGTCGTCGATCTCCTCAGGCTCCTCTGTCTCCTCAGGCTCCTCGAGTTCGTCGGTCTCCTTCTCCGGTCCGGGTTCCCCTTCCGCGCGGGGTTCCTCGTCCTCGTAGTCCTCTTCCGGCTCCTCTTCGTACTCCTCGTACCCGCCGTCCTCGTCCTCGGCGCCCTCCTCCTCGGCGAGCGCCTCGTCATGGCCGTGTACGACCTCGCCGTCGCGGATCTCCCCGCGCCAGCCGTCCTCCGCCTCGCCCCTGAGGGTGATGTGGCGGGCGAAGTTCTTCAGGTCGAGCCGGGCCCGGCGGCCCTGGGCCCGCCAGAGGTTGCCGGTCTTCTCGAACAGGCCCTTCGGGTAGTACTCGATCACCAGCAGGACCCGGGTGAGGTTGTCGGCGAGCCGGTGGAAGGAGACGACGCCCTTGGTGGTGCCCTTGGCGCCTTCCGAGGTCCAGGCGATCCGGTCGTCGGGGACCTGTTCGGTGGTGTGGGCCTTCCAGCTGCGGTTGGACCAGAAGACCTTCAGCTGCCAGTCCGAGGTGGTGTCGTCGGCGCGCTCGGCGCTCTTGACGCCCTTGGCGAAGGTGCTGAAGTCCTGGTAGCGGGTCCACTGGTCGTAGGCGGTGCGCAGTGGTACGCCCACGTCGACGTACTCGATGATCACGGTGGGCCGGTGACCGGAGCCGCCCTTGCGTCCGCCCTTGCCGCCGGTCAGGTTCTTCAGCGCGCCGACCACGTTGTCCTTGGCCCGCGAGGCGCCGAGCTCCAGCGCCGAGCGGACGGGGCCCTTGCCCTCGGCGAGCTTGCGGCCGCCGTCGAGCGCGAGTCGCGCGAACCCGGGGCTGCGGCCCTCGGCGATGTCGTTCAGCTTGCCAGTCGTCTCGCCGAGCCTGCGACCGAGGCCGGTGAGCAGCCGGGTGGCCTGCGCGGCCACGTACTCCTGGGCCTCCGCCTTCAGCCGCTCGGCGGCCTCACTGCGGGCCACGTCGGCCAGCGGATTGCCACCGGCCGCCCGGCCCGCCGTGGACCCCGCCGATCCGAGCGTCTCACTCATCGGTCACCGCCTCCTTTCAACACCCGAGCCGCACTCCGCGCGGAGGCCGCCTTATTCGCCGGGACGGCGTTGATGCAGGCCAC
Proteins encoded in this window:
- a CDS encoding CBS domain-containing protein, which codes for MADYVREVMTPGVVAVRPDASLVEAAQLMRAQDIGDVVVADGQRVVGVLTDRDITVRAVAEGIDPLTVSAASVCTPDPVVVGPQDPVSTAVALMREKAVRRLPVVEDGLPVGMVSLGDLALAQDPESALADISRAEPDTATRPAPDIRGPV
- a CDS encoding bifunctional phosphatase PAP2/diacylglycerol kinase family protein, whose amino-acid sequence is MSPDVDLTVPKPGRHVLRERLLALDCRLFEFAAQRHWPAAEPVLPRLSRSANHGLLWFATAGVIAASRTPRARRAAARGVASLALASATINTIGKRSVRRSRPVLDPVPAVRHLKRQPITTSFPSGHSASAAAFAAGVAMESPTWGAVVAPVAFSVAMSRVYTGVHFPSDVLAGAALGVGAALAVRGLVPTRDQVALPPRPRADAPALPEGEGLVVVANTAAGSSDRVRALRDALPRAEVVECVPEDVPDELEKAAARARVLGVCGGDGTVNAAAEIALRRRLPLAVLPGGTLNHFAYDLGVEDVRALARSVQEGHTVRVDVGRFRCGEKWGVFVNTCSLGVYPELVRERDRWSHRIGSWPAGVLAALRVLRADRHPLEAELGGRARPLWLLFAGNGTYHRMGLAPARRMDLADGQLDVRVVHGGRGPALRLLAAALAGPLTRSPAHAAVQVRRLRLSGVAPGTLLAYDGEVTEVEGEVTLEKEPEALVVYRPLPQQN
- a CDS encoding DUF6158 family protein produces the protein MREHDERGTTMTGVDPGRLDDQQLMKELETIHRTRHDTLLYGSNDALRAHNERMAQLEGEYLRRNPRRFVAPGRTRDGARERAGNGSRDAQTPVGKWGSGSAADRESGPDRSPSA
- a CDS encoding type 1 glutamine amidotransferase domain-containing protein, translated to MRIAFLTAPEGVEQVELTDPWKAATDAGHEPVLVSTKSGEIQAFNHLDKADTFPVDEVVGETSADSFGGLVLPGGVANPDFLRMDPKAVAFVRDFFEQGRPVAAICHAPWTLVEADVVRGRVLTSWPSLRTDIRNAGGTWVDEQVKVCDHGTNKLVTSRKPGDLKAFCETFLEVFAKETA
- a CDS encoding DUF2795 domain-containing protein — encoded protein: MQRGSDRLSVHRDEEMKHELQGLLRSGHPTRTEEWHDPEPTAEDDPRIAGGPVMPGSLAEVRLELGRILGRTAFPAGPGDLISALRRRNAPDALIEPLRRLPRSARYGNVQKLAEALTHGERRRET
- a CDS encoding baeRF2 domain-containing protein, with the translated sequence MDLAFLHPLYEHPGPWASVYVDLSRHTEDTPLERHLTAEAMARELAGQGADEATCRAVRDAIEELKHSPEPHGRALFARAGQVVLDPPLARAPQRGWAEWAPLPRATPLLDLTGEDAVAVVAYIDRRGADFELRSALARETAGSVTGRQWPVHRTSTVDWSERHFQLRVENTWEHNAAEIADALAVCQEETRADLLILVGSDREQRAVHERLPQRLHDRVVEAPHGAGSRLLDGDVEEARATHVRRHAEAELERFLAARAPDDEGRAGAVEGVPALIEAAREHRVDELVVRPDGGDTHREVWIGEDADQLAVRRTDLKILGEQHSWSARADDALLRSAVATNAPAISLAPAEAAREQDVPVGGLGALLRWS
- a CDS encoding histidine phosphatase family protein; translation: MRLLLVRHGQTPSNVAYLLDTAVPGPGLTELGERQAAALPAALADEDIEAVYASTLVRTQLTAAPLAAARGLDVIVRDGIRELSAGDLEMLPGDSARGEEYMRIAFAWAAGETALRMPGGESGAEALARYDAVVAEAADSGAGTVAMVSHGAAIRMWTAARADNVDVAFAAAHPLDNTGVVILEGSPADGWKALTWAGATVAPVGEGGPTGRPVDESGHAG
- a CDS encoding thiamine pyrophosphate-requiring protein, yielding MSTKVSDHVLQRLREWGVEHVFGYPGDGINGLLAAWGRAEDQPRFIQSRHEEMSAFQAVGYAKFSGRLGVCAATSGPGAIHLLNGLYDAKLDHVPVLAIVGQTHRTAMGGSYQQEVDLHSLFKDVASDFLETVTVPEQLPNVLDRAIRTAYARRAPTAVIIPGDVQELDYAAPTHEFKMVPSSLDRSAWTAIPSEDSLHRAAEVLNAGDKVAILVGQGASGARAEVERIAELLGAGVAKALLGKDALSDELPYVTGSIGLLGTRPSYELMRDCDTLLTIGSSFPYTQFLPEFGKARGVQIDIDPHMVGMRYPYEVNLVGDAGETLRRLIPLLDADRGREWYETVCDNVRHWRQVMERRAELSADPINPEYVAHALDPLLPENAIVTSDSGSAANWYARHLTMRGGMRSSLSGTLATMGCGVPYAIGAKFAHPDRPAIALVGDGAMQMNGLAELITAAKYQGRWQDPRLVVAVWNNHDLNQVTWEMRAMGGAPSFLPSQQLPDVQYAAFARSLGLTGVRVEKPEDVEAGWRAGLEADGPAVIEFLTDPAVPPIPPHATWEQMEATAASILKGDADRGSMVRQGFKAKVQEFLPRREKK
- a CDS encoding ABC-F family ATP-binding cassette domain-containing protein, with the translated sequence MGHLEAAHIEYHLPDGRALLGDVSFRVGEGAVVALVGPNGAGKTTLLRLLSGELKPHGGTVTVSGGLGVMRQFVGSVRDETTVRDLLVSVSPPRIREAAKAVDAAEHAIMTVDDEAAQLTYAQALADWAEARGYEAETLWDMCTTAALGVPYEKAQWRQVRTLSGGEQKRLVLEALLRGTDEVLLLDEPDNYLDVPGKRWLEERLTETRKTVLFVSHDRELLARTAEKIVSVEPGPAGADAWVHGGGFATYHEARRERFARFEELRRRWDEKHAQLKKLVLNLRQAASVSHEMASRYAAAQTRLRKFEEAGPPPEPPREQDITMRLKGGRTGVRAVTCAGLELTGLMKPFDLEVFYGERVAVLGSNGSGKSHFLRLLAGEDVAHTGEWKLGARVVPGHFAQTHAHPELMGRSLLDILWREHAQDRGAAMSRLRRYELTGQAEQTFDRLSGGQQARFQILLLELQGVTALLLDEPTDNLDLESAEALQEGLEAFDGTVLAVTHDRWFARSFDRFLVFGSDGRVRETPEPVWDERRVERAR